In Pangasianodon hypophthalmus isolate fPanHyp1 chromosome 3, fPanHyp1.pri, whole genome shotgun sequence, a single genomic region encodes these proteins:
- the trip11 gene encoding thyroid receptor-interacting protein 11 codes for MASWLGGLGSGLGQSLGQVGGSLSSFTGQISNFTKDILLEGAEEVGDAATELHVSNSKLLELEAALSAQKSEYERLRRINAELEEKLEAAEIQIKQQSVEYRTILQQKEVDISHLKARQNSLQEEVQKLRLCAQDVSSSTSDPAMLPVTTVATTTSSSSFLSRPSAGHHGFHGDEVDLSDVLWSQQEINRLSHEVQRLEADVAHWRRVAQASKVSGADKGDHGEVLQLQRTIKELREQMGREVDEHQHELAALQDAHRQKMADMAKRHRDELAEYEERIEELEEQIQSGAAATLPTPAAGAAAAAAASLDSSKLEELQATIRSLREEAELQNTKCSELAASLEEARRQGAELQREKEEAKAENSELLQNYARLQSSVSELQTRVQEQESKAMVKAQHDGEIHALRKALTDAEKEVSRLKSLAEINQSAEVEHADILELNTAIDALRTEKEEVEKEKAALVEKLRLAENRATSSEAEISEDLQLEATDLKNQLEQREKALKQAHVSVDTLTAELEELDRQNQEATQHLIAMKDQLAAQKSQAEAEITRLKSELTASLGQKDALRQELEAQKEKLSQSAFTLNDLHMGKQQLEATVRELRDKLKKSQELGKETRVEASDLKKLLQERETQLDALRQELSQAGEQGDEVKGQMKVLEEKEKEIQDLRRELAELKVLYEKVSSEDFELKIENRKLKEDSIQALEKVENLDRQLQDGQTSLSRVVLEKDTRIEALKLEKNQLEVELSQAENRLLDQAKQYQQTIEELTRARSLDASALQMEHERTVKLNQEKDLMIAQLKREMEQMAADHKDTSEMLDITVAGQKQLTDLLQEKDAFAASLKAQADEAQKDLEVGISQARQESDALRKVVEEKDKQLGAMKEKNSHLKEEIDRLKDQQSRPQLMSEPRTLDIITELETEVAQLKAARDRFEEEAKTLRATSEQQRESLIQSQHTLQVHQSELEQARSRHEQSTLNYEKLIGAKDEEIARLQEEMERLSVQSQPQTVEILQEDKTRSLSGENGNEKHDLSKVEIEKLVKGIKEKETEIFQLNEKNRSLTKQLDQLVVSRDELGKLSQIVLQKDLEIQALHARVSGGYSQDVLLLQQQMQAYAVEREQVLAVLNEKARENSHLRSEYHRIMEIIAAKESALLKLQQENQRLSTMSDPSGSQEMFRETIQNLSRIIREKDIEIDALTQKCQTLVTVLQASGGDSGSGGSGGVSSNQFEELLHERDNLKQQVKKMDEWKQQVITTVKNMQHESAQLQEELLKLQGQVSADNDCSSKLSVDYSRLIQSYEQKEKRLGSLSQELAQVQQTISQLSTTKDVLLGKLDSVTQVPDISAQSVQTVGHQVAQVSQVAQDAPPKLPVVQDENLRQELESLKRVLAEKESMLRTLQENNHRLSNSASLSESEQRGHAEELRQARERMETLQRSLREKDLLIKTKGDQLNQVSETLRNRENDNEVLKQAVTNLKERALILELDVKKLKEENEAVTVKSREKETEFRALQETNMQVSLMLREREFECSTITEKAAAMETLLKEKEQGKTGELNQLLNEVKSMQEKALAFQQERDQVMLALKQKQMETSALQSELQHTRDKEQRQKLELERLRNHLLEIEDSYTREALAAEDRESELRRRVAMLDEKLASSSSAVESASQQASLQVESLQEQLIVMARQRDEALLQLHAAQEQVKQYAVSLSNLQMVLEQFQQEEKAMYSAELEKHKKEKEEWRRKADMLEDTASALQLNLDEANAALESASRLTDQLDLKEEQIEELKKQVEVRQEMLDEAQHKLTDLLNSTEGKVDKVLMRNLFLGYFHTPRNKRAEVLRLMGSVVGLERDDVDKMLEEEVRKGVTGWVSGWLGGSRAVQSVPTTPQRPTHTHNLNGSFSEMFVKFLEVESTPAAPAPKLPVYDIKPLNAPPPGRNAAGATATGSSGGGKRSVDSNPFLAPRSAAVPLLTAGGGGAAGGHLLMKPISDALPTFTPVPVAADASAGAVLKDLLKQ; via the exons ATGGCGTCCTGGCTGGGGGGTTTGGGCTCGGGCCTCGGTCAGTCTCTCGGTCAGGTCGGAGGAAGTTTATCCTCTTTCACCGGACAAATCTCCAATTTCACCAAAGACATCCTTCTGGAAGGAGCGGAAGAAGTCGGAG ATGCTGCCACCGAGCTGCACGTGTCCAACTCGAAGCTGCTGGAGCTGGAGGCGGCTCTTTCTGCACAGAAATCCGAG TATGAACGCTTGAGGAGAATAAACGCCGAGTTGGAGGAGAAGTTGGAGGCGGCGGAGATCCAGATCAAACAGCAGTCGGTGGAGTACAGGACTATACTGCAGCAGAAAGAG gtGGACATCAGCCACCTAAAAGCCAGACAAAATAGTTTACAGGAAGAAGTCCAGAAGCTCCGACTGTGCGCCCAGGACGTCTCGTCTTCCACTTCCGATCCTGCCATGCTTCCCGTTACGACCGTCGCCACCACCACgagctcctcctccttcctgtCCCGCCCCTCAGCAGGCCATCACGGTTTCCACGGCGACGAGGTGGACCTGAGCGACGTCCTGTGGTCACAGCAGGAAATCAACCGGCTGTCCCATGAGGTGCAGCGCCTGGAGGCGGACGTTGCTCATTGGCGAAGAGTGGCCCAG gCATCTAAAGTGTCAGGAGCGGACAAAGGTGACCATGGGGAAGTCCTGCAGCTGCAGAGAACCATCAAA GAGCTGCGAGAGCAAATGGGCCGTGAGGTCGACGAGCACCAGCACGAGCTGGCAGCGCTGCAGGACGCTCATCGGCAGAAAATGGCGGACATGGCGAAGAGGCACAGAGACGAACTGGCAGAGTATGAAGAGAGGATcgaggagctggaggagcagATTCAGAGTG GAGCTGCTGCAACCCTCCCCACtccagcagcaggagcagcagcagcagcagcagcatcactgGATTCCTCCAAACTGGAAGAGCTGCAGGCTACGATTCGCTCCCTGCGTGAGGAGGCGGAGCTTCAGAACACAAAGTGCAGCGAGCTAGCGGCGAGTCTCGAGGAGGCCCGGCgccagggggcggagcttcagcGAGAGAAGGAGGAGGCCAAGGCGGAAAACTCTGAACTTCTGCAGAACTACGCTCGACTCCAGAGTTCTGTTAGTGAACTTCAGACTCGGGTTCAGGAGCAGGAGAGCAAAGCGATGGTCAAAGCGCAGCACGACGGCGAGATACACGCTCTGAGGAAAGCGCTCACGG ATGCTGAAAAAGAGGTGTCCAGGTTGAAATCTCTCGCTGAA ataaaTCAGAGCGCTGAGGTTGAACACGCGGACATTCTGGAGCTCAACACAGCCATCGATGCGCTCAGAACGGAGAAGGAGGAAGTAGAGAAAGAGAAG GCAGCGTTAGTGGAGAAACTCCGGCTAGCTGAGAACCGGGCCACGTCGAGTGAAGCTGAAATCTCTGAGGACCTGCAGCTCGAAGCTACAGACTTAAAGAACCAgctggagcagagagagaaagctttAAAGCAAGCACACGTCAGCGTGGACACGCTGACAGCAGAGCTGGAAGAACTCGACCGGCAGAACCAGGAGGCCACGCAG CATCTCATCGCTATGAAAGATCAACTCGCTGCACAGAAGTCTCAGGCTGAAGCTGAAATTACTCGTCTAAAATCAGAGCTTACAGCGTCACTCGGTCAAAAAGACGCGCTTCGTCAGGAGTTGGAGGCTCAGAAGGAGAAGCTCAGCCAAAGTGCCTTTACCCTCAACGACCTACACATGGGCAAACAGCAGCTGGAGGCCACGGTAAGAGAGCTGAGGGACAAACTAAAAAAATCTCAGGAGCTTGGCAAGGAGACACGTGTAGAGGCGTCCGACCTGAAGAAGCTGCTGCAGGAAAGAGAGACTCAGCTGGATGCTCTTCGTCAGGAGCTGAGTCAAGCAGGGGAGCAGGGGGATGAGGTAAAGGGTCAAATGAAGGTTCtggaagaaaaggagaaagaaatcCAGGATTTGAGAAGAGAGCTGGCGGAATTGAAGGTCTTGTATGAGAAAGTGTCATCTGAGGACTTTGAGTTAAAGATAGAGAACAGGAAGTTAAAAGAAGACAGCATTCAGGCTCTTGAGAAAGTGGAGAATTTGGATCGACAACTACAGGATGGCCAGACCTCTCTGAGCAGAGTAGTCTTGGAGAAAGACACTCGCATCGAGGCCTTGAAACTGGAGAAGAACCAGCTAGAAGTTGAGCTGAGTCAAGCAGAGAACCGGCTTTTGGATCAGGCCAAGCAGTACCAGCAGACCATCGAGGAGCTGACTAGAGCACGATCCTTGGATGCCTCTGCATTGCAGATGGAACACGAACGTACTGTGAAGCTAAACCAGGAAAAGGACCTGATGATCGCCCAGCTAAAGCGCGAGATGGAGCAGATGGCGGCCGACCACAAAGACACCAGTGAGATGTTGGACATCACCGTGGCTGGACAGAAGCAGCTCACCGATCTTTTACAGGAGAAAGACGCTTTTGCAGCGTCATTAAAAGCTCAAGCTGATGAAGCGCAGAAGGATTTGGAGGTCGGTATCTCGCAGGCAAGGCAGGAAAGTGACGCACTAAGGAAAGTCGTAGAAGAGAAAGACAAGCAACTAGGGGCCATGAAGGAGAAGAACAGTCACCTGAAGGAGGAAATTGATCGTCTGAAGGATCAGCAGAGTAGACCGCAACTGATGTCCGAGCCAAGGACGCTGGACATAATCACAGAGCTGGAAACCGAAGTTGCACAGCTCAAAGCTGCTAGAGACAGATTTGAGGAAGAAGCAAAGACTTTGAGGGCAACATCAGAACAACAACGGGAATCGCTTATACAATCTCAACATACGTTGCAGGTGCACCAGAGTGAACTGGAGCAGGCTCGGTCGAGACACGAGCAAAGCACCCTCAACTACGAAAAACTGATCGGCGCTAAGGATGAGGAAATCGCAAGGCTGCAGGAGGAGATGGAAAGACTCAGCGTACAAAGTCAACCTCAGACTGTGGAAATCCTTCAGGAGGACAAGACTCGTTCTCTCAGTGGCGAGAATGGCAATGAGAAGCATGACTTGTCGAAGGTGGAGATCGAAAAACTCGTAAAAGGCATCAAGGAGAAAGAGACTGAGATATTCCAGCTAAACGAGAAGAACCGCTCCTTGACCAAACAGCTTGATCAGCTTGTGGTCTCTCGCGATGAGCTTGGCAAACTTTCTCAAATAGTGCTTCAGAAGGATCTAGAAATCCAAGCGCTTCATGCTCGTGTTTCGGGTGGATATAGCCAGGATGTTCTCTTGCTTCAGCAGCAGATGCAAGCTTATGCAGTCGAACGAGAACAAGTGCTTGCTGTACTGAATGAAAAAGCGCGTGAGAATAGCCACCTGCGTTCGGAATACCATCGCATCATGGAAATCATTGCAGCCAAGGAATCGGCGTTACTTAAGCTTCAACAAGAGAACCAGCGCCTGTCCACTATGAGTGACCCTTCTGGAAGTCAGGAGATGTTCCGAGAGACCATTCAGAACTTGTCCCGAATCATCCGTGAGAAGGACATCGAAATCGATGCTCTTACACAGAAATGCCAAACATTGGTCACTGTCCTTCAGGCATCCGGTGGAGACTCTGGAAGCGGCGGTTCAGGTGGTGTGAGCAGCAATCAGTTCGAAGAGCTTTTGCATGAGAGAGACAACCTCAAGCAGCAGGTCAAGAAGATGGACGAGTGGAAGCAACAGGTGATCACAACTGTGAAGAACATGCAGCACGAATCTGCCCAGCTTCAGGAAGAGCTTCTCAAACTGCAGGGCCAGGTGTCTGCTGACAATGACTGCAGCTCCAAACTTTCGGTTGACTATTCCAGACTCATACAAAGCTATGAGCAGAAGGAGAAAAGGCTGGGCAGTTTGAGTCAGGAACTTGCCCAGGTACAGCAGACCATCAGCCAGCTTAGCACCACTAAAGACGTCCTGCTTGGAAAGCTCGACAGCGTTACTCAGGTCCCAGACATTTCCGCACAATCTGTCCAAACTGTAGGTCATCAGGTTGCCCAGGTTTCCCAGGTTGCCCAGGACGCACCACCGAAACTGCCAGTTGTTCAAGATGAGAACTTGCGACAAGAACTGGAATCGTTAAAAAGGGTGTTAGCTGAGAAGGAGAGTATGTTGAGAACGCTTCAGGAGAACAACCATCGCTTGTCAAATTCGGCGTCTTTGTCAGAAAGCGAGCAAAGAGGCCACGCTGAGGAGCTCAGGCAAGCACGCGAGAGGATGGAGACCCTGCAGCGGTCCCTCCGAGAAAAAGACCTGCTTATCAAGACCAAAGGAGACCAACTGAACCAA GTGAGTGAAACGTTGCGCAACCGTGAAAACGATAACGAGGTCCTGAAGCAGGCCGTCACAAACCTGAAGGAGCGTGCGCTGATTCTCGAGCTGGACGTCAAGAAGCTGAAGGAGGAGAACGAAGCCGTGACGGTGAAATCACGAGAGAAAGAGACGGAATTTCGAGCTCTGCAGGAGACCAACATGCAGGTGTCGCTGATGCTGCGGGAGCGAGAGTTTGAGTGCAGCACCATCACCGAGAAAGCTGCGGCCATGGAGACGCTGctcaaagaaaaagagcag GGTAAGACTGGCGAGCTGAACCAGCTGCTGAATGAGGTAAAGTCCATGCAGGAGAAAGCGCTGGCGTTCCAGCAGGAGCGAGACCAAGTGATGCTGGCTCTTAAACAGAAGCAGATGGAGACTTCTGCCTTACAGAGTGAG CTGCAGCACACTCGCGATAAAGAGCAGAGGCAGAAGCTGGAGTTGGAGCGTCTCCGCAATCACCTGCTGGAGATCGAGGACTCGTACACGCGGGAGGCGCTCGCGGCCGAGGACCGGGAGAGCGAGCTCAGACGCAGGGTGGCGATGCTCGATGAGAAGCTGGCGTCGTCCTCCAGCGCCGTGGAGAGCGCCAG tCAGCAGGCCAGTCTGCAGGTGGAGTCTCTTCAGGAGCAGCTGATCGTCATGGCCAGGCAGAGGGACGAGGCTTTGCTTCAACTCCATGCTGCTCAGGAACAAGTGAAGCAGTACGCAGTATCTCTGTCCAACCTGCAGATGGTGCTAGAGCAGTTCCAGCAAg AGGAGAAAGCCATGTACTCAGCAGAACTGGAGAAACacaagaaagagaaggaggagtggaggaggaaAGCAGACATGCTGGAGGATACGGCCTCCGCCCTGCAG ctgaaTCTGGATGAGGCGAACGCCGCGTTAGAGTCAGCTTCCCGCCTCACTGACCAGCTCGACCTGAAGGAGGAGCAGATCGAGGAGCTGAAGAAACAGG tggaAGTGAGACAAGAGATGCTGGATGAAGCCCAGCACAAACTGACTGATCTTCTCAACAGCACTGAAGGCAAAGTGGACAA AGTGCTAATGAGGAATCTGTTTCTTGGATATTTCCACACGCCGAGAAACAAACGCGCCGAAGTGCTGAGACTTATGGGTAGTGTGGTTGGATTGGAACGAGATGATGTGGACAAG ATGttggaggaggaggtgaggaaGGGAGTCACAGGTTGGGTGTCAGGGTGGTTAGGAGGCAGCAGAGCGGTGCAGAGTGTCCCCACCACACCCCAAAGACCCACGCACACCCACAACCTCAATGGG TCTTTCTCCGAGATGTTTGTGAAATTCCTGGAAGTGGAGTCCACTCCGGCTGCTCCCGCTCCCAAACTGCCCGTTTACGACATTAAGCCTCTGAATGCGCCCCCTCCTGGCCGGAACGCTGCCGGTGCAACTGCAACAG GCTCTTCAGGCGGCGGGAAGCGCAGTGTGGACTCGAACCCGTTCCTGGCCCCTCGCTCTGCGGCTGTTCCACTGTTAACGGCGGGCGGCGGGGGGGCCGCAGGTGGGCACCTGCTCATGAAGCCCATCTCAGACGCTCTCCCTACGTTCACGCCCGTGCCGGTGGCGGCTGACGCCAGTGCCGGGGCGGTCCTTAAGGACCTGCTCAAACAGTGA
- the fbln5 gene encoding fibulin-5 gives MLAALVFLLCCFQSGKSQRCTEGFTFDIRSRQCIDVDECRTMPGACRGDMRCVNQNGGYLCIPQSLYSQPYARAESPSYTEPLYPDTSVGFPEQFSPPISPGAGSAPGPSYPIVGRSSAPCILGYTLGEDGSCIDIDECEARSHQCNPTQVCINTAGGYSCSCTEGYWLVAGQCQDIDECRYGYCQQLCANLPGSYSCSCNPGFNLNTDSRTCEDVDECGTNPCTHGCLNSYGSFMCSCDEGFELASDGTTCIDVDECSFSDFLCQHTCINTPGSFACTCPPGYYVFEDGRSCEDLNECESGNNTCTTAQVCFNFQGGYTCLNPLICEPPYIELSDNQCMCSAENPACRDRPFTILYRHMDLSSGRSVPADIFQMQATTRYPGAFYIFQIKSGNEGREFYMRQTSNVSATLVLARPIRGPRTVVLDLEMVTVNNVINFRGSSIIRLTIFVSEHPF, from the exons ATGCTAGCAGCTTTGGTATTTTTGCTGTGCTGCTTCCAGTCTGGGAAGAGTCAG AGGTGCACCGAGGGGTTCACATTCGATATTCGCTCCAGGCAATGCATCG ATGTGGACGAGTGCCGCACGATGCCTGGTGCATGCCGCGGTGACATGCGGTGTGTAAATCAGAACGGAGGTTACCTCTGCATCCCCCAGAGCCTTTATTCACAGCCGTATGCCAGAGCCGAGTCTCCGTCCTACACCGAGCCGCTGTACCCTGACACATCAGTGGGGTTTCCTGAGCAGTTTTCTCCTCCTATCAGCCCCGGTGCTGGGTCCGCTCCTGGTCCGAGTTATCCCATAGTGGGCCGTTCCTCTGCCCCCTGCATCCTCGGCTACACGCTCGGAGAGGATGGCAGCTGTATTG ATATTGATGAGTGTGAGGCACGGTCCCATCAATGTAATCCCACACAGGTGTGTATAAACACAGCAGGGGGTTACTCCTGCTCCTGCACCGAGGGTTACTGGCTGGTGGCTGGACAGTGCCAGG ATATTGACGAATGCCGCTACGGTTACTGCCAGCAGCTCTGTGCTAACCTGCCAGGCTCTTATTCCTGCTCTTGCAACCCGGGATTCAACCTGAATACTGACAGTAGAACCTGTGAAG ATGTAGACGAGTGTGGGACTAACCCCTGCACTCACGGATGTCTGAACTCATATGGCTCATTCATGTGCAGCTGTGACGAAGGCTTCGAGCTCGCCTCCGACGGAACTACCTGCATCG ATGTGGATGAATGCAGTTTCTCAGACTTTCTGTGTCAGCACACGTGTATAAACACTCCGGGCTCATTCGCGTGCACGTGTCCGCCCGGTTACTACGTCTTTGAGGATGGCCGGAGCTGTGAAG ACCTCAATGAATGTGAGTCTGGTAACAACACGTGTACAACAGCACAAGTGTGTTTCAATTTCCAGGGAGGGTACACATGCCTGAACCCCCTCATATGTGAACCACCATACATAGAGCTCAGTGACAA tcagtGTATGTGTTCGGCAGAGAACCCCGCCTGTCGAGACAGGCCCTTCACTATTCTGTACCGCCACATGGACCTGTCCTCTGGACGCAGTGTCcctgctgatatttttcagatgCAGGCCACCACGCGCTACCCCGGGGCTTTCTACATCTTCCAGATCAAATCTGGCAACGAGGGCCGTGAGTTCTACATGCGG CAAACCAGCAACGTCAGCGCTACTCTGGTCCTGGCTCGCCCGATCAGAGGACCAAGGACAGTCGTCCTGGACCTGGAAATGGTCACAGTCAACAATGTCATCAACTTCCGAGGCAGTTCCATCATCCGCCTCACAATATTCGTCTCTGAACACCCTTTCTGA